The following coding sequences lie in one Hyphobacterium sp. CCMP332 genomic window:
- the rplF gene encoding 50S ribosomal protein L6 — protein sequence MSRIGKLPIAVASGVEVRLNGRELTLKGPKGELSLTAVEDVTLSQGDEGIEVKPVDQSKRSRSMWGMTRALIANMMTGVTEGFNKTLELEGVGYRAQMQGSNLKLALGFSHDVVYEPPQGIQIQAPKPTEVIVTGADRQQVGQVAAEIRGYRPPEPYKGKGVRYQGEYIRRKEGKKK from the coding sequence ATGTCACGTATCGGAAAACTCCCAATCGCCGTCGCTTCGGGTGTTGAGGTTCGTCTCAACGGCCGTGAGCTGACGCTGAAGGGCCCCAAGGGCGAGCTGAGCCTCACCGCGGTTGAAGACGTTACCCTGTCGCAAGGCGATGAGGGTATCGAGGTCAAGCCGGTGGATCAAAGCAAGCGGTCGCGCTCTATGTGGGGTATGACCCGCGCATTGATCGCCAACATGATGACCGGCGTCACCGAAGGCTTCAACAAGACGTTGGAACTGGAAGGCGTTGGCTATCGTGCGCAGATGCAGGGTTCCAACCTGAAGCTGGCGCTCGGTTTCAGCCACGATGTGGTTTACGAGCCGCCGCAAGGCATTCAGATCCAGGCACCGAAGCCGACGGAAGTTATCGTCACGGGCGCTGACCGGCAGCAAGTTGGTCAGGTTGCAGCGGAAATTCGCGGATACCGTCCGCCGGAGCCCTACAAGGGCAAGGGCGTTCGCTATCAGGGCGAATACATCCGCCGCAAAGAAGGCAAGAAGAAGTAG
- the rplB gene encoding 50S ribosomal protein L2 yields MALKTYNPTSPGRRALVLVDREGLHKGRPEKSLVEGKTKKGGRNNTGRITARRQGGGAKTLYRKVDFKRNKLDVEATVVRLEYDPNRTAFIALIEYADGEKSYILAPQRLSVGDVIVSGIRVDVKPGNCMPLKSMPVGTIIHNVEMKPGKGGQIARSAGGYAQLVGRDGGYAQVRLNSGELRAIPEMCVATVGAVSNPDHMNQNLGKAGRKRYMGKRPAVRGVAMNPIDHPHGGGEGRTSGGRHPVTPWGKPTKGRKTRSNKATDKFILRSRHQRKSR; encoded by the coding sequence ATGGCGCTTAAAACATACAATCCCACCTCGCCGGGCCGTCGCGCTCTGGTGCTGGTTGACCGCGAAGGCCTCCACAAGGGTCGTCCGGAAAAAAGCCTCGTTGAAGGCAAGACCAAGAAGGGTGGCCGCAACAATACGGGCCGCATCACCGCTCGCCGTCAGGGCGGTGGAGCCAAGACGCTTTACCGTAAAGTCGACTTCAAGCGGAACAAGCTTGATGTCGAAGCGACGGTCGTGCGTCTGGAATATGACCCGAACCGGACCGCTTTCATCGCGCTGATCGAATATGCCGATGGCGAGAAGTCCTACATCCTGGCGCCGCAGCGTCTGTCGGTTGGCGATGTCATCGTTTCCGGCATCCGCGTTGACGTGAAGCCGGGTAATTGCATGCCGCTGAAATCCATGCCGGTCGGCACCATCATCCACAATGTGGAGATGAAGCCGGGCAAGGGTGGACAGATTGCGCGTTCGGCCGGGGGCTATGCCCAGCTGGTTGGCCGCGATGGTGGTTACGCTCAGGTTCGTCTCAATTCAGGTGAGCTTCGTGCCATTCCTGAAATGTGTGTGGCGACGGTCGGAGCTGTCTCCAACCCGGATCACATGAACCAGAATCTCGGTAAAGCCGGTCGCAAGCGCTATATGGGCAAGCGTCCGGCGGTTCGTGGCGTCGCCATGAACCCGATCGATCACCCGCATGGCGGCGGCGAAGGCCGCACGTCCGGCGGTCGTCACCCGGTAACACCTTGGGGTAAGCCTACCAAAGGCCGCAAGACCCGCAGTAACAAGGCTACCGATAAATTCATCCTCCGCTCGCGCCACCAGCGCAAGTCACGCTAA
- the rplO gene encoding 50S ribosomal protein L15, translated as MRLNELRDNAGSTKTRTRVGRGIGSGKGKTGGRGVKGQKSRSGVAIKGFEGGQMPLHMRLPKRGFNKPNRLAFAEVNIGRLEKAIAEKKIDAKKPIDADALIAAGLVRRVKDGVRLLAKGELKSKVEITVAGATKAAIDAVEKAGGKVTVIAPKAKVSDKAAE; from the coding sequence ATGCGTCTCAATGAATTGCGCGATAATGCCGGCTCGACCAAGACCCGCACCCGTGTTGGTCGCGGTATCGGTTCCGGCAAAGGCAAGACCGGCGGCCGTGGCGTCAAGGGTCAGAAGTCGCGCTCGGGCGTGGCGATCAAGGGCTTTGAAGGCGGTCAGATGCCGCTTCACATGCGTTTGCCGAAGCGGGGCTTCAACAAGCCGAACCGTCTGGCCTTCGCCGAAGTCAATATCGGCCGTCTTGAAAAGGCGATTGCCGAGAAGAAGATCGATGCCAAGAAGCCGATTGATGCGGACGCATTGATCGCGGCCGGCCTCGTTCGCCGTGTAAAGGATGGCGTGCGCCTCCTTGCGAAAGGCGAGCTGAAGTCCAAAGTAGAGATCACGGTCGCAGGCGCGACCAAGGCGGCGATTGATGCCGTCGAGAAAGCTGGCGGGAAAGTCACCGTCATTGCGCCGAAGGCCAAGGTTTCTGACAAAGCCGCTGAGTAA
- the rpsQ gene encoding 30S ribosomal protein S17: protein MPKRVLQGVVVSDKGDKTVVVKVERTFLHPLLRKTVRRSKRYHAHDEANSLKVGEQTFIQECAPKSKLKRWEVVSADA from the coding sequence ATGCCCAAGCGCGTATTGCAAGGCGTCGTGGTGAGCGACAAGGGTGACAAGACTGTCGTCGTGAAGGTGGAGCGGACATTCCTGCACCCACTGCTCCGGAAGACGGTTCGCCGCTCGAAGCGTTACCACGCACACGATGAGGCCAACAGCCTCAAAGTGGGTGAACAGACCTTTATTCAGGAATGTGCACCCAAGTCGAAACTGAAACGGTGGGAGGTCGTATCCGCGGACGCATAA
- the rpsM gene encoding 30S ribosomal protein S13 yields MARIAGVNIPTNKRVEIALRYIHGIGPAMAKEICEKVGIASERRVNQLSDAEVIQIRETIDRDYTVEGDLRREVAVNIKRLMDLGNYRGLRHRRGLPVRGQRTHTNARTRKGPAKPIAGKKK; encoded by the coding sequence GTGGCCCGTATAGCCGGCGTCAACATTCCGACGAACAAGCGCGTTGAAATCGCGCTTCGCTATATTCACGGGATAGGTCCCGCGATGGCGAAAGAAATTTGCGAGAAAGTCGGCATTGCCTCCGAACGGCGTGTCAACCAACTCTCGGACGCGGAAGTCATCCAGATCCGCGAAACCATTGACCGCGACTATACGGTGGAGGGTGACCTTCGCCGTGAAGTGGCTGTGAATATCAAGCGTCTCATGGACCTTGGTAATTACCGGGGCCTGCGGCATCGCCGTGGCCTGCCTGTTCGCGGCCAGCGCACGCACACCAATGCCCGGACCCGCAAAGGTCCGGCCAAGCCGATTGCCGGCAAGAAGAAATAG
- the rplN gene encoding 50S ribosomal protein L14, producing MIQMQTNLDVADNSGARRVQCIKVLGGAKRRYAHVGDIIVVSVKEAIPRGRVKKGEVRRAVVVRVAKDIKRKDGSVIRFDSNAAVLVNNNEEPIGTRIFGPVPRELRAKNHMKIVSLAPEVL from the coding sequence ATGATCCAGATGCAAACTAATCTGGACGTTGCCGATAATTCCGGTGCCCGCCGTGTGCAGTGCATCAAGGTACTCGGTGGTGCCAAGCGGCGTTACGCTCATGTGGGCGACATCATTGTGGTGTCGGTCAAGGAAGCGATCCCGCGCGGCCGCGTCAAAAAAGGTGAAGTCCGCCGTGCCGTTGTGGTGCGTGTGGCCAAGGACATCAAACGCAAGGACGGATCGGTTATCCGCTTCGACTCCAATGCGGCTGTCCTCGTGAACAATAATGAAGAGCCGATCGGCACCCGTATCTTCGGACCGGTTCCGCGCGAACTCCGCGCCAAGAACCACATGAAGATCGTGTCGCTGGCTCCGGAGGTGCTGTAG
- a CDS encoding adenylate kinase, whose translation MNLVLFGPPGCGKGTQAKRLVEQRGWVQLSTGDMLRAARSAGTELGNRVAAVMDGGNLVSDEIVIELIEERLPEAEKAGGAIFDGFPRTVAQAEALDKALAARGTQVDRVIRLVVDNEELVRRMAKRAAEEGRADDTVEAFKVRLEAYETQTAPLIPYYTASGKVVEVDGMGSIEAVSAAIATALGD comes from the coding sequence ATGAATCTGGTTCTGTTCGGACCTCCCGGATGCGGCAAGGGTACCCAGGCCAAGCGTCTGGTCGAGCAGCGCGGCTGGGTGCAGCTGTCGACGGGCGACATGCTGCGGGCTGCGCGTTCTGCTGGGACCGAACTGGGTAATCGCGTGGCGGCTGTCATGGATGGCGGCAATCTTGTCTCGGACGAGATTGTCATCGAGTTGATAGAAGAGCGCCTGCCGGAAGCTGAAAAAGCCGGCGGTGCGATTTTTGACGGATTTCCGCGCACCGTGGCGCAGGCTGAAGCGCTAGATAAAGCGCTCGCTGCACGCGGGACGCAGGTCGACCGGGTCATCCGCCTGGTGGTCGACAATGAGGAATTGGTCCGCCGTATGGCAAAGCGCGCCGCTGAAGAAGGCCGCGCTGACGATACGGTGGAAGCCTTCAAGGTGCGCCTTGAAGCCTATGAAACGCAGACTGCGCCGTTGATTCCGTATTACACGGCATCGGGCAAGGTTGTGGAAGTCGATGGAATGGGATCAATCGAGGCGGTTTCCGCTGCGATTGCAACGGCCCTCGGCGATTGA
- the rpmD gene encoding 50S ribosomal protein L30: protein MAAKKTLKVRQTGSAIRRPQDQHRTLVGLGLNKIGRVRELEDTPSVRGMIRKVAHMVEIVEE, encoded by the coding sequence ATGGCTGCCAAGAAAACCCTCAAGGTCCGGCAGACGGGTAGCGCCATTCGCCGCCCGCAGGATCAACATAGAACGCTCGTTGGCCTTGGTCTGAACAAGATCGGCCGCGTGCGCGAACTGGAAGATACGCCATCGGTCCGCGGCATGATCCGCAAAGTGGCCCATATGGTGGAAATCGTCGAGGAGTAG
- the rpmC gene encoding 50S ribosomal protein L29 codes for MDAVDVRALSDDQLKDELLKLKKEQFNLRFQQASGQLQNTARVRQVRRTIARLKTIQAQRVAQAGQGS; via the coding sequence ATGGACGCTGTTGATGTTCGCGCATTGAGCGACGATCAGCTGAAGGATGAGCTCCTGAAGCTGAAAAAAGAACAATTCAACCTGCGCTTCCAGCAGGCCTCGGGTCAGTTGCAAAACACGGCCCGTGTTCGTCAGGTACGCCGCACGATTGCGCGTCTCAAGACGATCCAGGCCCAGCGGGTGGCTCAGGCCGGACAAGGGAGCTAG
- the rplX gene encoding 50S ribosomal protein L24, whose amino-acid sequence MAAKIKKGDKVVVLAGRDKGKTGEVIRVVPSEDRLFVRGVNIVKRHQRPTQSSAGGIETKEAPIHVSNVALADPKTGEATRVGFKMEGDRKVRVAKKSGEVIDG is encoded by the coding sequence ATGGCTGCCAAGATTAAAAAGGGCGACAAGGTCGTTGTCCTCGCGGGCCGGGACAAGGGCAAAACGGGCGAAGTCATTCGCGTCGTTCCGTCCGAAGACCGTCTTTTCGTTCGCGGCGTCAATATCGTGAAGCGCCACCAGCGCCCCACGCAATCGTCTGCTGGCGGTATCGAGACCAAGGAAGCGCCGATCCACGTATCGAACGTCGCCCTGGCCGATCCGAAAACGGGTGAAGCCACCCGCGTCGGTTTCAAGATGGAAGGCGACCGCAAGGTCCGCGTGGCCAAGAAATCCGGTGAGGTCATCGATGGCTGA
- the rpsS gene encoding 30S ribosomal protein S19 yields MPRSVWKGPFVDGYLLKKADASHAEGRKKPIKTWSRRSTIMPQFVGLTFQVHNGSKFIPVLVTEDMVGHKLGEFSPSRTYHGHAADKKAKRG; encoded by the coding sequence ATGCCGCGTTCAGTCTGGAAAGGTCCGTTTGTAGACGGATACCTCCTCAAGAAGGCCGATGCGTCCCACGCTGAAGGCCGCAAGAAGCCGATCAAGACCTGGTCGCGCCGCTCGACGATCATGCCGCAATTCGTGGGCCTGACTTTTCAGGTGCACAATGGCAGCAAGTTCATCCCGGTGCTCGTGACCGAGGACATGGTGGGCCACAAGCTCGGTGAGTTCTCTCCGTCCCGGACCTATCATGGTCACGCGGCGGACAAGAAGGCGAAAAGGGGCTGA
- the rplP gene encoding 50S ribosomal protein L16 — MLQPKRTKFRKAHKGRIKGAAKGGFSLNFGSYGLKAMEPERVTARQIEATRRAITRHMKRAGRVWIRIFPDVPVSKKPTEVRMGKGKGSPEFWAAKVKPGRIMFEIDGVPENVAREALSLGAAKLPVKTKIVARIGE; from the coding sequence ATGCTTCAACCAAAACGCACCAAGTTCCGGAAGGCGCACAAAGGCCGCATCAAAGGCGCGGCCAAAGGCGGCTTTTCGCTGAATTTCGGTTCCTATGGCCTCAAGGCGATGGAACCCGAGCGCGTCACGGCACGCCAGATCGAAGCCACCCGCCGGGCGATTACTCGCCACATGAAGCGGGCCGGCCGGGTCTGGATCCGGATTTTCCCGGATGTGCCTGTGTCGAAGAAACCGACGGAAGTCCGGATGGGTAAGGGTAAGGGGTCGCCAGAATTCTGGGCCGCCAAAGTCAAGCCCGGCCGGATCATGTTCGAGATTGACGGTGTGCCGGAGAATGTTGCGCGTGAAGCGCTGTCTCTGGGCGCAGCCAAACTGCCGGTGAAGACGAAAATCGTCGCCCGGATTGGTGAATAG
- the rpsE gene encoding 30S ribosomal protein S5, with protein MARNEENRGRGRRRDRDEEQQDEIVDKLVHINRVAKTVKGGRNFQFAALVVVGDQKGRVGFGQGKAREVPEAIRKATEEAKKTMVRIPLREGRTLHHDSPGRHGAGKVILRAAPPGTGVIAGGPMRAVLETLGVQDVVAKSTGTSNPYNMIRATFDALKHQKSPRSIAAKRGMKVADLVNRRNDGASAPESLEG; from the coding sequence ATGGCTCGTAATGAAGAAAACCGCGGCCGCGGTCGCCGTCGCGACCGGGATGAAGAGCAGCAGGACGAAATCGTCGACAAGCTGGTCCACATCAATCGCGTCGCCAAGACGGTGAAAGGTGGCCGGAATTTCCAGTTTGCCGCACTCGTCGTCGTCGGCGACCAGAAAGGTCGCGTCGGTTTCGGTCAGGGCAAGGCCCGCGAAGTTCCCGAAGCGATCCGCAAGGCAACGGAAGAAGCCAAGAAGACCATGGTTCGTATTCCGCTGCGCGAAGGCCGCACGCTCCACCACGATTCGCCGGGACGCCATGGCGCCGGCAAGGTGATCCTGCGCGCTGCGCCTCCGGGAACCGGCGTTATTGCCGGTGGTCCGATGCGCGCAGTGCTGGAAACGCTCGGTGTTCAGGATGTTGTGGCCAAGTCCACGGGCACCTCGAACCCGTACAACATGATCCGCGCGACCTTTGATGCCCTCAAGCATCAGAAAAGCCCGCGTTCGATTGCGGCCAAGCGTGGCATGAAGGTGGCTGACCTGGTCAACCGCCGGAATGATGGCGCTTCGGCTCCGGAATCTCTGGAAGGATAG
- a CDS encoding 50S ribosomal protein L23: MAKVAVEARHYDAILGPVITEKSTLLSEDGKVVFRVPLTATKTEIAEAVEALFKVKVTAVNTLRLKGKTKRFRGQVGRRSDMKKAIVTLAEGDSIDVTTGL; the protein is encoded by the coding sequence ATGGCCAAGGTTGCAGTTGAAGCCCGCCACTATGACGCGATCCTGGGTCCGGTGATCACGGAGAAGTCCACGCTGTTGTCGGAAGACGGCAAGGTGGTGTTCCGCGTTCCGCTGACCGCGACCAAGACGGAAATCGCTGAAGCGGTGGAAGCTCTGTTCAAGGTGAAGGTGACGGCGGTCAATACGCTGCGCCTGAAAGGCAAAACGAAGCGTTTTCGCGGTCAAGTCGGCCGGCGCTCGGACATGAAAAAAGCAATCGTGACGCTCGCTGAGGGCGACTCGATTGACGTGACCACGGGGCTCTAG
- the rplR gene encoding 50S ribosomal protein L18 produces MLSSREKMKRRALRNRSKLRKKVSNGRPRLSVFRSSKHIYAQLIDDQQGVTLAAASTAEADSKESGANVEAAASVGKRLAERATKAGIKDVVFDRGGFIFHGRIKALAEAAREGGLNF; encoded by the coding sequence ATGTTGAGCTCACGCGAAAAAATGAAGCGCCGCGCGCTGCGCAATCGCAGCAAGCTGCGCAAGAAAGTCTCGAACGGTCGGCCGCGTCTGTCGGTTTTCCGCTCGTCGAAGCATATCTATGCGCAACTGATCGACGATCAGCAGGGCGTCACACTCGCAGCGGCCTCCACGGCCGAAGCGGATTCCAAAGAGTCCGGTGCGAATGTCGAAGCCGCTGCCAGCGTAGGCAAGCGCCTGGCGGAACGCGCCACCAAAGCCGGAATCAAGGACGTCGTCTTTGATCGCGGCGGATTCATCTTTCACGGACGCATCAAGGCCTTGGCCGAAGCGGCTCGTGAAGGTGGATTGAACTTTTAA
- the secY gene encoding preprotein translocase subunit SecY: MASAAEQLASNINFASFAKAKELQQRIFFTLAVLVAYRLGTYIPVPGIDPVQYAALFDSQAGGVIGVFNIFSGGAVERMAIFALNVMPYISASIIMQLMAATVPSLEKLKKEGGEQGRQQINQYSRYLTVLLAAVQGGAIAMSMMTPGVNGQTVALNPGIFFLVSTTLTFVGGTMLLMWMGEQITSRGVGNGISLIIFTGIVAVVPGLIFSLFEQGRQGQVSGGALLGIVALMLATFAFVVFIERSQRRLLVQYPKRQQGQRMVGGDTSFLPLKLNTAGVIPAIFATSLLLLPTTVANMWATTGPDWLQMIAAQLGRGQPLFIILYGAMVMFFAFFYTSIVFNPEEVAENLRKYGGFLPGIRPGKRTAEYLDYVLTRLTMIGAIYLAIVVLIPELLTAGAAGAVTFALGGTSILIIVSVAMDTVTQIQSHLLAHQYEGLIKKQKLRGRNR; the protein is encoded by the coding sequence ATGGCTTCTGCTGCTGAACAGCTTGCATCGAACATCAACTTCGCGTCCTTCGCGAAGGCTAAAGAGCTGCAGCAACGGATATTCTTCACGCTGGCCGTCCTCGTGGCCTATCGGCTGGGCACTTACATTCCGGTACCCGGTATCGATCCTGTACAGTATGCGGCTCTGTTTGATAGCCAGGCTGGCGGTGTGATCGGCGTGTTCAACATCTTCTCCGGCGGTGCCGTCGAGCGGATGGCGATCTTCGCGCTGAATGTGATGCCGTATATTTCCGCTTCGATCATCATGCAGCTGATGGCCGCTACCGTGCCGTCGCTGGAGAAGTTGAAGAAGGAAGGCGGCGAGCAGGGCCGTCAGCAGATCAACCAGTATTCCCGCTATCTGACGGTGCTTCTGGCCGCGGTTCAGGGCGGTGCCATTGCCATGTCGATGATGACGCCGGGCGTGAACGGGCAGACGGTTGCGCTGAATCCGGGCATCTTCTTCCTGGTTTCGACGACGCTGACCTTTGTTGGCGGCACGATGCTTTTGATGTGGATGGGTGAGCAAATCACCTCCCGCGGGGTCGGTAACGGTATATCGCTGATCATCTTCACCGGTATCGTGGCCGTTGTGCCGGGGCTGATTTTCAGCCTGTTCGAGCAGGGCCGTCAGGGGCAGGTCTCCGGTGGAGCCCTTCTGGGCATTGTGGCCCTGATGCTGGCGACTTTCGCCTTTGTTGTGTTCATCGAGCGCTCCCAGCGCCGGCTTCTGGTGCAGTATCCGAAGCGCCAGCAAGGCCAGCGCATGGTGGGCGGTGATACGTCCTTCCTGCCGCTGAAGCTCAATACCGCAGGGGTGATCCCGGCGATTTTCGCAACCTCGCTCCTGCTTCTGCCGACGACCGTTGCCAATATGTGGGCGACGACCGGGCCGGACTGGCTGCAGATGATTGCCGCACAGCTGGGCCGCGGACAGCCGCTTTTCATCATCCTTTACGGCGCGATGGTGATGTTCTTTGCTTTCTTCTACACGTCGATTGTCTTCAATCCGGAAGAAGTGGCCGAGAACCTTCGCAAGTATGGTGGTTTCCTGCCGGGCATCCGCCCGGGCAAGCGGACGGCCGAGTATCTGGATTACGTTCTGACGCGCCTGACCATGATCGGTGCCATTTACCTGGCCATCGTCGTGTTGATCCCCGAACTTCTGACCGCCGGTGCCGCTGGCGCAGTGACCTTCGCTCTGGGTGGGACGTCCATTCTGATTATCGTGTCCGTGGCCATGGATACCGTGACGCAGATCCAGTCCCATCTTCTGGCGCACCAGTATGAAGGCCTGATCAAGAAGCAAAAGCTCCGGGGCCGTAACCGATGA
- the rpsN gene encoding 30S ribosomal protein S14 encodes MAKTSAVERNLKRQKLAQRYAAKRAELKAVARDKSKPVEERFAAQLKLAELPRNSAPTRYRNRCEISGRPRGFYRKLKMSRIALRDLASNGFIPGMVKSSW; translated from the coding sequence ATGGCGAAGACAAGTGCTGTCGAGCGTAACCTGAAACGTCAGAAACTGGCGCAACGGTATGCGGCCAAACGCGCCGAGCTCAAGGCGGTTGCCCGTGATAAGTCCAAGCCGGTTGAGGAGCGTTTTGCTGCTCAGCTGAAGCTGGCCGAATTGCCGCGGAATTCCGCGCCGACCCGCTATCGCAATCGTTGCGAGATTTCGGGCCGTCCGCGTGGTTTTTACCGCAAGCTCAAAATGTCACGGATCGCTTTGCGCGACCTGGCCTCGAACGGGTTCATCCCCGGCATGGTCAAGTCGAGCTGGTGA
- the rplV gene encoding 50S ribosomal protein L22 encodes MTQTRQRDENGKNLRRVADNEARAKQTMIRISGQKLNLVAQAIRGKKVESARATLEFSRKRIAKDVLKVLDSAIANAENNHGLDIDSLIVSEAYVGKNLVMKRFRARARGRAAKVMKPFSELTIIVREVEEAA; translated from the coding sequence ATGACCCAGACACGTCAAAGAGATGAGAACGGCAAAAATCTGCGTCGCGTCGCTGACAATGAAGCGCGTGCGAAGCAGACGATGATCCGTATCAGCGGTCAGAAGCTGAATCTTGTTGCCCAGGCGATCCGCGGCAAGAAGGTGGAAAGCGCACGGGCCACGCTCGAATTTTCGCGCAAGCGTATTGCCAAGGACGTTTTGAAGGTCCTCGACAGTGCGATTGCAAACGCCGAGAACAATCATGGCCTCGATATCGACAGCCTGATCGTTTCGGAAGCCTATGTCGGGAAGAATCTGGTGATGAAACGTTTCCGCGCGCGTGCCCGTGGCCGTGCAGCGAAAGTGATGAAGCCGTTTTCCGAGCTGACGATCATTGTTCGTGAAGTTGAGGAGGCCGCCTGA
- the rpsH gene encoding 30S ribosomal protein S8: MSMNDPLGDMLTRIRNALMRGRTTVATPASNLRKRVLDVLQSEGFIRGYSEIEHADGKREFEIELKYFDGEPVIAEIRRISTPGRRVYSKVKDLPLISNGLGIAIVSTPMGVMSDASAREQNVGGEILCKVS, encoded by the coding sequence ATGTCTATGAACGATCCCCTCGGTGATATGCTGACACGTATCCGGAACGCGTTGATGCGTGGCCGGACGACTGTCGCAACGCCGGCTTCAAATCTTCGCAAGCGCGTGCTGGATGTGCTCCAGTCGGAAGGCTTTATTCGTGGCTATTCCGAGATCGAGCATGCCGATGGCAAGCGCGAGTTCGAAATTGAACTGAAGTATTTCGATGGCGAGCCTGTCATCGCCGAGATCCGCCGGATCTCGACGCCAGGCCGTCGTGTGTATTCCAAAGTGAAGGATCTCCCGCTGATCTCGAACGGTCTTGGTATCGCGATTGTCTCTACCCCGATGGGTGTGATGTCCGATGCGTCCGCTCGCGAGCAGAATGTCGGTGGCGAAATCCTCTGCAAAGTCAGCTAG
- the rplE gene encoding 50S ribosomal protein L5 — translation MADVKEYQPRLRAKYRDEIRDRLKEKFGYTNPMQIPRIEKVVINMGVGEAAQDSKKINGAYEDLMRIAGQKPVKTKSRLSIAGFKLREGQDVGVKVTLRQDRMYEFLDRLITIALPRVRDFRGLNGKSFDGRGNYAMGLKEHIVFPEIDYDKVEKIRGMDIVVCTTARTNEEAKALLAEFDFPFSN, via the coding sequence ATGGCTGATGTAAAAGAATACCAACCGCGTCTGCGCGCGAAGTATCGCGACGAGATTCGTGACCGGCTGAAAGAGAAATTCGGCTACACGAATCCGATGCAGATCCCGCGGATCGAGAAGGTCGTGATCAATATGGGCGTGGGCGAAGCGGCCCAGGACTCCAAGAAGATCAACGGCGCATATGAGGATCTGATGCGGATTGCCGGTCAAAAGCCGGTCAAGACGAAGTCCCGCCTGTCGATCGCCGGCTTCAAGCTGCGCGAAGGCCAGGATGTGGGCGTGAAAGTCACGCTGCGCCAGGACCGCATGTATGAATTTCTGGACCGTTTGATCACGATTGCGCTGCCGCGCGTTCGCGACTTCCGCGGCCTGAACGGAAAGAGCTTTGACGGCCGTGGCAACTACGCCATGGGCCTGAAGGAGCACATCGTGTTTCCCGAGATCGACTATGACAAGGTCGAGAAGATCCGGGGAATGGACATAGTGGTCTGTACGACCGCGCGAACCAATGAAGAAGCGAAAGCCCTGTTGGCCGAGTTCGATTTCCCGTTTTCGAACTGA
- the rpsC gene encoding 30S ribosomal protein S3, whose amino-acid sequence MGQKVNPIGLRLGINRTWESRWYANTGEYAQLLHEDIKIRDMLRKRLKNASVSKIVIERPHKKCTVTVYTARPGVVIGKKGADIEVLRRALQQIVKGEVFLNLVEVRKPEIDAMLVAESIAQQLERRVAFRRAMKRSLQTAMRMGAKGCKVICGGRLGGAEIARVEQYQEGSVPLHTLRADIDYGTAEASTAMGIIGIKVWIYKGEILEHDPMASERRLQESGEQRARQGSGNRAA is encoded by the coding sequence ATGGGTCAGAAGGTCAATCCGATCGGGCTTCGGCTCGGTATTAATCGCACCTGGGAATCCCGCTGGTATGCCAATACCGGTGAGTATGCCCAACTCCTCCATGAGGACATCAAGATCCGCGACATGCTGCGCAAGCGTTTGAAGAATGCCAGCGTTTCCAAGATCGTGATCGAGCGCCCGCACAAGAAGTGCACCGTGACCGTCTATACCGCGCGTCCGGGTGTGGTGATCGGGAAGAAGGGTGCCGATATCGAAGTTCTGCGCCGTGCCTTGCAGCAGATCGTCAAGGGTGAGGTCTTCCTCAACCTGGTTGAAGTGCGCAAGCCGGAGATCGACGCAATGCTGGTTGCCGAGTCCATTGCTCAGCAGCTGGAGCGCCGTGTGGCTTTCCGCCGCGCCATGAAACGCTCGCTGCAAACGGCGATGCGCATGGGCGCCAAGGGCTGCAAGGTCATCTGCGGCGGCCGTCTCGGCGGTGCCGAGATTGCGCGCGTCGAGCAGTATCAGGAAGGGTCTGTGCCGCTGCATACGCTGCGCGCCGACATTGATTATGGAACCGCTGAAGCTTCGACGGCTATGGGCATTATCGGCATCAAGGTCTGGATCTACAAAGGTGAGATTCTGGAACATGATCCGATGGCATCCGAGCGCCGTCTTCAGGAATCCGGTGAGCAGCGTGCCCGTCAGGGCAGCGGCAACCGGGCGGCTTAG